The sequence TGCGGTAGCGCGTGGCGAGGCGATGGCCGCGAGCCTGTTGGCATCGGCGGCATTGCAAGCCGCATTTATGTTTGTGCCGCCCGCAAACAGAATTGAGGTACTGTCAAGAATCACCGCTTTCGTTGACGACACGCTAAACCGCAGCGGACCTGGCAACGGCGATGCGAATGATGAGGCTAACACTTTAATGCGCGAGACGGCTCGGTTTCAGGCCACCCAGCATTTGGACGCAATGGCAACGATGTTTAGCGGGCCGCCAACAAGCCGCTGACCACAGCGCCGTTTCACATCAATCACATATCACTTGCCCAGCGCCGCCCTTGGAGCAGGTGATAGAGCGCCTTGCAGCGCGCGTCTGATCCCTCGACGTGGCAAGTTGGGTGCGACAGACCACATACGCGTCAGTACCGGCTTTCGCTCCGTAAGAGAGGCACTTCTGATCGTCCGCAGCATTTTCAGCCGCCAATCGTTCTTCCTTCAATTGGCACCCGGATAGCAGCAAAACAGCGAGCAAAATCAATTTTTTCATCGGCCTACCTTTGTGCGGCTCGCCGCGCTTGCCGTCGTGCTTCTTCCCGAGCTTCATCACGGGCGACGCTTCGTGCCTCATCGGCAGCGGCGTCGGCTTGCCTCCGTGAACCTTCAAGCTGAGCACGACAATTTACATAGGCGTCTGTGCCGGGCTTAGCGCCATATGACAGGCAAGCTTGATCATCTTTGGCATTGTTGGCCGCAAGCCGCTCCTCGCTATTCATGCAACCCGCTAGTAACAAGAGCCCCAGCACCACAACGCCTTTGTTCGTCACCCGACCCATGGCCCCCTCCTAAATTTCCTTATCCTGAGTACAATCATCCGGTTATGAATTCAACTTCTACGCGTCCGGTTCAAGGACACCCCGAGAACACATTCCGAATACCCGAATTATCACTTGACCCGTCGGGCAAAACAGTGATTGTTATCGCGCCTGACTGCTCATAGTCGGGAGAATGTGAAATGTCGCAAGAGGCATCGGAACTCGTTCAGATATCCAAGCTGAACGGTGAATTCAAAAGAAATTACGGAACGCTTATCGGCGCCTTCTTGTACCTCCGCTCTATCGGTGCCGCGCGGGGACGCTCTTGGTTTTGGAGCGGGCTGCTCTTTGGCGGCTTCTCGCTTGGCCTGTCTTGGCTTGAAAAGCATGGCTGGTCATGGCCGCTTTGACGATCACAGAGCAAGCTTCTTCTGCCGTGGCGAGACGATAACGATGAAGCCTCGCGCGGTTGACCTCTGAAAACCTGATTCGCCTCTCACGCATTTCAACTGTCGGAAACACAAAGTAATCGAGCGGAAATTTGTTCTGTTCGTTTAACCTGATCGCGAAGATCAAGCCTTCAGGCAGAAGAGCGCGGCGGTAGATTGTCCAGATCGGCGCCTCGCCGATCCGTTTCCAAGCTCTTGCCACGCGCAGAGAAACGCATAGCGCCCCGTTCAGGACAAGTAATGCCCGCTTTCTGTCAAATGTGACTTGCCCGCGCAACGCCTCAACCTCTTTGGCAACCTTGGCCGCCACGTCCCTCAGAAGCTCAACTCTCTCTTCGCGAGAGTCAACGTAGGCACAATCACGCGTGGAGTGATAGCCAATCAATTTGTACGCATTGCGCAGACTTCCGAACCTTAGTTGGTAAAGAGTTGCGCAAGGGAGTTCTTCCGCCGCGTCGATAATGTCTTTGCTGAGTCTTCCGCTCTTCCTGAGTCGAATGCGCAGACCCTTGAGCATGTCTTCGTTCGATATGCTGACATAGCGTGTCTGCATTCTCTTCTGCGCTTTTGCAAAAAGATCAGGATCGACGATCGCCTCGAACACGGCCTGACTTCGTATCCAGCAATCTGGCGGATTGTGCTTCGGGCTTTGGCGCAGCTTGTTGGATCGACGATTGTACACCAAGTTGCCGATGTAATTTTCATTTTCCAAGAGGTAGTGAACCATCCAATTTGTCCACGGGCGACCGTGCAAGTTTAGAACGCCGTCTTTATTTAGTTGCCGTGCAATCTTTTCCTCTGATCGTCTTTCGTGCACGAACTCATCAAAGATGCGGCGAACAATTGCCAGTTCATGCGGTGGTCCAGGTCGCAGCAACACACGATCACTTTGCAAGTTCTTCCGTTGCCCCCGCTCCATAGCTCCTTTCGAGTGACCAGAGTCATCAATCAACTCTCTACGCAATCCGTATCCAGGCTGACCACCTTGTCGGAATCCGAGGGAGGACAGGCGGCAAGCGCCAGCAAACACCTTCGTCGATAGTTCTCTGCTATACTCGGCTGCCATAACACGCTTCAGGTTCTTCATTATGCTCGACATTAAGCTTCCGTCGTTATCGAACAACTCAGCACAGTACGCGACTTTGACGCCCGCCTTCTTGCAAATGAATTCATAGTGCGCGCTTTCGTCCGTGTCCTGAAAACGACCCCAACGGCTTACGTCATAGACCAGTATGTGACTGAAGTCGGCGTGGCCTGACTGCACGTCTTCGATCAGTTCAATCAGCGCCGCTCGGTTTTCAATCTTCAAACCGCTTTGCGCTTCATCTGCATAGGTACGCACTATCGAGAGATTACGGCTTGCGGCGTAAGCGGCAATCGTCGCCGCCTGGTTCGCGATGGAGTATCGCTGATGATCCGTGGACATACGGACATATTGAGCGGCGCGGAACGTGTCGTGAAATCGGGGAAGCTGCGTCTTGCGGACAATAAGAGCGTTGGCCATCGATGCCGCCTTTGATTTGCGGTGGTGCTCGCACCCCTGCCGCTGACATGAAACTCCCGATTTGGAGAACCATCAAGTGAATCGGTGACCCGTTCAACAATGTGAGAAGACTGACAAACGATAAGGCCCAGCAACATTTAAACGAAAAGACTCAGCAATCCCTTTCAGGTTGAGTAAGAATATTTTTTCTGATTTTTCGCATCTGATTTGCAGCCCAGAATCAGACCAAAACTAAACCTATCCATCTGTTTCTATTCAACTAGCTAATGCCATTTTGGCATACACGAAGCGATTGCAGCTACTTAACTGCAAGTAGGCGCGGTTGAGTCGATTTTGATTTTCCGATTTCACCCGCTTGCATCTGAATTGAAAACGGTCCTTCCTCCGCAGAACCGATGATCGCGTCAACCGGCAGGCTTATTGCCTGGCTAAGCGCGACCACCCTCAAAGGAGGCCAGCGTGAACGGCACCAAGGATAATCCAATCTATCAAGCGATGATCAAGATCGAATACGAGCCGGACGAATTGATGGTGCGCTATCTGGAAGCGGTGATCTATCTCCGCCCGGACTCATCGTTCGCCGATCTACACGCTGTCGCAAACAATGCACATGAGGCCGCCGGGCCGGTCGTTGACGAAGATATCACCTTAGAGAAGGTGGTGAATTGGGCAACGGAAGCCCGCCGTCGGATTGCCTGGCGCAACCGGACGCGCTGAATCCACACCGCACTTTATTTTTCCCCAATTCCACGACCTAACCGACACGCCCAAAGCGGCGTGAACTATTCCGTGTGTCTGAATCATGCTCGATGAAGAGTTCCTACGCGCAATCGCAAACACATCGGCCGAAGTGCACCTAGCGGCGCCGATCAACCCTATCACCGGCAACCAGATCAGTTGCCCGGTCCTGACCGCCGCGATTGTGAAGAACCAGATCGCGGAGCGGCGCTCCGGCAGCAACGTACCAGGCTTTTACCGCCCCGGTGAACGCGCGGAAGATGGCGTGCCGTTCGATGTTGAACCTGAAAAGCCGCCGCCGTACCACGGGCCGCCGGTTGATCACGCTACCAACAAAATATCGCGAACTTGGTATCTCCAAGAAGAATATTTTGCCGGGCGACTGGGTAAGAACGCGGAGGAGAGTGGGCGCATTTGGGATACAGTAAAATGGCTTGACCGAATTTACAGCATAGCGACTCTTCCGCCGAATGCCACGCCGACGCAAAACTTGATTACGGGCGAGAATGAAGATGACGACATGCCCGAAGAAGATGAAGCCGTCTACGCGAGCGAGCGTCCTACCAACGAAATCATGCAGGCGACGGTCTCGAAGAAAGACAAGGGAAAACTACTGATCAACGTGTCTGATTTTCAATCGGCGCAGTTAGTCGATGACTTAGAATATCTTGACGAAGCATCAAAACTCAACGCTGTGACCGTTGCCCGCAAACGTGCGTCGCGACAACCATCGCTCGACGCCCCAGATCAACTTGATCGCGCGGAAGCAGACAAGCTCGTCCGCATGTCAATTCTCGG comes from Bradyrhizobium sp. CCGE-LA001 and encodes:
- a CDS encoding recombinase family protein, which codes for MANALIVRKTQLPRFHDTFRAAQYVRMSTDHQRYSIANQAATIAAYAASRNLSIVRTYADEAQSGLKIENRAALIELIEDVQSGHADFSHILVYDVSRWGRFQDTDESAHYEFICKKAGVKVAYCAELFDNDGSLMSSIMKNLKRVMAAEYSRELSTKVFAGACRLSSLGFRQGGQPGYGLRRELIDDSGHSKGAMERGQRKNLQSDRVLLRPGPPHELAIVRRIFDEFVHERRSEEKIARQLNKDGVLNLHGRPWTNWMVHYLLENENYIGNLVYNRRSNKLRQSPKHNPPDCWIRSQAVFEAIVDPDLFAKAQKRMQTRYVSISNEDMLKGLRIRLRKSGRLSKDIIDAAEELPCATLYQLRFGSLRNAYKLIGYHSTRDCAYVDSREERVELLRDVAAKVAKEVEALRGQVTFDRKRALLVLNGALCVSLRVARAWKRIGEAPIWTIYRRALLPEGLIFAIRLNEQNKFPLDYFVFPTVEMRERRIRFSEVNRARLHRYRLATAEEACSVIVKAAMTSHAFQAKTGQARSRQRAARSKTKSVPARHR